The Sinorhizobium sp. B11 genomic interval AGCTTTGTTTGGCTCGCATCATGCTCGGCCAGTGGCACTTCGCTCATCGGACAAGTTGCTCCTGTCAGATCAGCAAACTAGATGCTTGATTGTAGGCCCACCGATTCGCACATGTGCACGCGCGGATACCACGGCATCCCTCTGGAACGTCTCACGAAATAATCAAGCGCATGAACATTTTCGACTTGCTAGACGAAAACTCTCGGCCGAAAGCGCCGCCCATTCCGGGCGCTACGCCAACTCATCGCAAGGCCGGCAAGAAGTTGGCCATGATTCACGACATGCATATCGCTGCTTTGGACGAAACCAGGGAAATGATGGAGAAGGTGGCGGCGGGCGAAGCATTGCTCGGTGACTTGGCAAACCAGATCTCATCCATGGAGTTGGCAAACAACTACAGGCAGTTTGGAAACCTATGCGGCCGGGAATGCCAGTTTCTCGACTTCCACCATACCTCAGAGGATACCGAGATCTTCCCGATCATTGAAGAGAACGGCAGCGCCGGACTCAAGCGGGTGATCGAACGTCTCGCCGAGGAGCACCTTGTAGTCGCACGCCTGCTTGAGAATCTAGCGCACAATGTGATCGAGATGCGGGATCAGCCAGGGCCTGAAACGTTCGCCAGCACAAAGAAGACGTTCGAGCTGTTATACAAGGTGGTCCGTTCGCACTTCCAATACGAGCAAACCGAGTTGGAAGAGGCTATCGGGTTTTACGCCATCCCGTTCTAGGGTCACCTGATCCGCAGTGGTGATCCCATCTGTCGTCTCGAATTGATCGAGACCCATTTCGCTTCCGGTTCGGGCAGGATCATGGAATTGCTCAGAGAGTAAAGATGCCACCGCTCAGTAGCCCGAAAACCAGGGTATGTGGCTGACTTGCACGAATGGGGGTGCCCATAATTTTGAGCATCCGGCAAATCAGCCAACCTGGTCAAAATAGTCCTGTCTGCGCAAAGCCCAACCCACAATTATTAGGGGTCAACCTTTTCGTCGCATACGTGACGTTCGCGCTTATCGTCGGGTATCGACGCGCTGGAGGGTTACTGGCAAACCCGCACGGTTTCGTTGTGCCAACCACCGTCGTATGCATTCGCCACTTGGCGATCCTCGTACCAGCAGCGCGGTGGCGGGGGCGGCGGCGGTGGATCGATGTAGCGCGGACCGCTATTGCTGTTGGCGATTGCACCGCCAATCAAGCCGCCGATGACGCCTGCAGCGATGCCGCCGGCGATCGCGCCTCCGTCGCCATGGTGGTGGTGACGTGGCGGCGGAGAGTCATAATCGTGCCTTCGCCACTCCTGTCCGGAGGCAGGCATGGCCGAGCCGACAAGAGAAACAACCAGCATGGCGGCTGGGATGGAGGAGACAAACTTAGCCATTTCGATTCCGTCGAGTTTGAGAGTCTTACCGGCCAAGGGAATGCCACCTGCATCCCCCAATGAACAGCTATCGAGACGTGTAGGCTGGGTAGACCAATGTATGGTCGATCCGACGAACCCAGGCGTCGATTGGCGGAGCCACATCCATCGCGCAGGTTCCACCAGTACGCTGTTCCACCTCTTACACACGCGTAGCAGAGGCTCGGCTAGCAGCATGAGCCTTCTGGAACAAGGTCATTTTGGGCCGTTTTGTACGTTTGAGATGGTCGAGCTTGAAGAGGCGACCGAGCGGTTTCGCATCGAGCTGGGTGGGGCTATCAGATCAAAGATCGAACTGCTCCAGGAGAAACGAGCCAAGCTTCCACAAAACGGAAACCGCGTGCGCGAATGGATCGACTCCAGATTTTCGGATGAGATCGTCTCGCTCGCAGAAGCTGACTACGATCTTGAGCACGGCTTCCGCAACCTGCGTCAACCGGCAAGGGCAAGGGCGTGCCTTGAGGTCATGCGGGAAGCGGCAGTACACCCTGTCGCGGTCGAAGCCGAATTGCTGGGCTTGCTCGAGGTCCTGGCCTCGTAACCGTCACAGACGAAGGCCGCGGGGAGGAAGGCTGCACGCGTGTGGAGCCGCTTGGCTTCTAATGTGCCAATGAAACGAAAACCTAGAGATGCTTAGTCTGTGAGGCAGGCGACTGTCCTAAACGAGCGCGACCCCACGCAGCGACCGCCGTACACTATCGATTTCCGCCGCCAACCCGCGGATCGCTTCAATCGAAAGGTTGTGCCGTGAGCCATCGGGACCTACGCAGACCACCACTGCGCTATCCGTCTCCCAAGGATTGGCAGCAACAGATTGAATACCGTGCGCTAGAAGATTCCGGGCTCTCGAAACCTTCTCCACGGCAGTGAGATAGTCAATGAGCCAGCTTCTTGCTGAACCGGCCGCGGCCTCACTCATGTAAGCTCTCCAGTGGGTGATAACGGCACCCTTGGCCAATCGTCCTTGCAGGCCTGCTTCCTCGAGTTGGCGGCGCATCTCGTTCTCAAGGAAGCACCAGTAGATTTGAACCTGACCGATTTCATATGCCAGATCACGGAGGGTTGGATTGGGAAAAACGTCGGTGTTCATGCGGGAAACCATATAGCATGCCACAGAGTTCGCCAGTCCAGCACTTCTCAGACAAGGTCCGCTCGCTGAGGCAATAAACCAAGACACAAGTATTCTTGCGACCCCAAGGGTGTCCCTTGTCTGCCCCTCGCTTCACTGAATTCCATTAAACCGTTTTCCCTCTTGCCAGCCCCATTTTTCCGGGCGAGCATTCCATAACGGTCGCGGCGAACTCGTAGTGGGGTCGACCATCAAACCACCGATCAGCAAGATGCTGTGCCCATCCTGGGAATGATTCCGGGGGGAGCGAACGCGTCCATAGGAGCCCAATGACTACGCCCTCTGAAGTCTTCACCCTCGCAACAGGCGCTTTCCCAGAACGATATAAAAACGGCACCCAGGCAGAGGGGCCGGTTTACGGTGCGCAGCTGATGTTTACGGGACCGGATGCGGCCATCGAAGTGATCGGAAACAAGATAACGCGGTACATGTTCGGCCTTCCGAGCGACAATCCGGCGTTCGCCGAGCTGATCGACAACTACGAGGACTCGATCCTCGAAACCGTAGGCGGCCTGAGGAAAGCCCCCGACGACCGCGTCGTATTTACAGGTGTCTGGTATCATTTGGACTACAACGAGCGGCCGCGTTTTGAGCCGTACGTCGTCCATGTCATCTCGACGGACGGCTCGATATCGTCGCGGCGCTACATGCTCGAAATGTTTGACTACGACAGCCCCGACGAGGGCTTCATGGGCATGTTGGCTCTTGAGACGACGTCGCCGAAGGAGATTTGCGAGTTTCTGAAAAAGGAAGCCGCCAAGATTACGAGGCGGGGAAACTCCGCCCATGAAAACTGTGGCTTGACGCCGTTGCAGGGTGCCATCTGGTTCCCCGCTGAAGACAACAACGAAGACGACATCCCGATCATTGTCACGAAATTGTTTACTGTTGCGGCGTCGGACCAACAACCCGCCTACGACACCGATATTTTCCCTTCAGAGGCGCACACTCCCTTTCGCCACGAGTTCGCCGAAGCTCTCGTGGAGGCAGTAGAGATAGCGGAAATCACACCGCGATTAGTTTCGGCCTATAATGCGATCGTTACCGACGAAGCTTCGGATCCATCCAAAAAGTGGGTTCTTAGAGAGCTATCCTACAGCAAGTTCGGTGTTTACAGCGGGGAACTCGTTTTCCGAGGGCCGAGGACAGGACCAATCAAGCTATCGGAGCTTGCGAATAGCTCTGCCGCGCATGGCTACTGGTTTCAGGTACGGCACGGAGACGACATCCATGAACCTATGTTTTCCACATTCGATGACGACGACAGAAGTGGCCCGTACAGCGGCGACGTAGTTCTGCACGATCGTCGGGACGCGCAGGCTTCGTACGACGAGCCGCGGTGCCTGCTTCAAAGTGATTGGATAGAGCGACATTCCGGGACTGCCGTCCGCTACATGGCGCTTGGCCCGGAGCCTCGCCTCAGCTGGTGATTTTCGTCAGCCATCGAGATTCCCCGAGCCGGGCGAACTCCATTCCACGCCACTTCAACATCATGGAACAAGCGACCGCGGTGCGCGCCGTCGCCCGATCCGCGATAGGGGCTTGGCCGTTGATGGAATTCGCCAGCGCGCGGATTTTTCGGTCGATTTCAGCGCAAGTGATGCCGGCTCCCGCATCAAATCCGTTCGTGAAGCGGCGACCGAACGAAACATCCACTTCGATGATCTTCCAAAGGCGTACTTCGATTTCCTGCCGGTCTGAGTGGTCTGGCACCCACCACGCAATTCTGGCTATCCCTCTCTCGTGGAGTACGCGATCGGAGAGAAGGCGCGATCAGATCGCAAAGCGCAAGCAGTGTGATCGGCAGATTTGCCAATGCACACATCATCGACGACCGCATGCCGACCAAATACGATCGTTCCCTCGCACTGGAACCTGATCCCGCCAGACCTAGAGCGGAAAATCTTGAGAAATTGGCCCCTACCTCCTCCGACGACGCTGATCGCCAGAGGAGAATTGACTAATTGTATTCGCGAAGGTTGAGGTCTTTATCGACATCCACGATCGTTCCTTTGAAGGCGGCCATTTTCGATAACTGCGCATTAATCCCCCTGTTCTAAGACCAACGCGGAATGTCCACATCTAGTAGAAGCAGCGGAAACATAATGGGATTTAGTGCAAGAATTTCCGATGGTGAACTGGTCTTCTCTGCTCTTGTGGATGGTGTGATGACCGAGTTTGGGTCGGGAGAAATAGGTTTCCAGAAAGCTTTCGCTCACATCAGGCGAGAACAGAACCAAATGTTCGAGAAAGCCGAAAATCAACAAAGAATGCTCATAGCCGCAGGCGTAAAAATTCTCGAAAAGCACTTCTTCGACAACGAGAAGCTATTGAAAGCGTTGTTGGGCGAACGTGAACTCGATCTGAACCAAGCCGATGATGGCAAATATTCATTTTCGATACGCGAGGGTCTTCACGTACCTGTTTTCGTCACTGACAGTCTGAGCGATATAATCGATCATCTCAGGCTGCCTGTAGAAAGGCCTCGTCCGGGACTTGATCCGCAAAGGTAAGCTTTACTAGTTCGTCGCGGTTTGCTTGGCCTTGTTGCGAAATGAATCTTCGCGCGTTGGCCACGACGGACTCGGTTTCAGGTCGTCCTGCGTAAAGTCTAAGGGTCTGATCAATATCCAGCAGGCAGCCCGCGCCATGATTTCTTTCCACAGCCAGCCATATATCGAGCAGGGTCTTGGCAGCATTGATCGTCGATCGCCATTTGGCCTTGTTTTGCACATGCATTGCAGCCCAGTCGATCCAGTAGCGAAGGCTTTCGGTGTCACCACGCGATATCGAAGACCATATTAGCTGGATTGGAATCGGTTCTTTTGTGCATCCCACTGGAGAGGCCACAACTTGCATCGCGAAATCCGTCACTTGAACTCTCAGCTTTCGAATCCGCTTCCCATCTCGTGCGTTGATCATTTGAACGTTACCTAATCGAACCTAAACAATTTTCCCCACTGAATTGAACCGGCGCAACGGCGATGTGGGTTTAATCTGATTACAGTCCTGCCTTCTGTTGGCGGCTAGCTACTATGCATATGTAATTCTGGAGCTTTTGACTCAGTGTTGATCCGGTAATTTGCAGCCAGCGGTATTGCTTTTAAGATCAGGGCGTCTCGTCTTTCCGGCGCTCGATCACACCGTCTCCCAAGGAATAGTCCTGTTCAGTACGCTGCGCCTTCCGACCGCCACGGCCGCGCAGAAAGACTGCTACGGCAGGATCGTTGGCTTCACTGTCGGCCATCGGCTCCTTTGCGTCTGAAACTTCTGTTGTCCCATCTGCTTCGCGCATCAACAGACCTCCTTTTATCGATAGCTAAGCGATCCGCCGCCAGATCACGTCGCCGGATAAACCGTGCCTCGTCTTGCCGGATTCGATAGCAAATCCCACAAGCTATTTCTCAAAGAAAAGCCCGCGAAGCGGCCACTAGGAGAGAACCCCATTGCGGTCGCCGCGCGGGCGTTGATATCGAACTGTCACCTCTTGAGGAGGCATTGTCAAATGGGATCGATTAACAACGGCTAGACACCGACTTATCTTCGTAGTCGGGAAGCTCGCTACCGCTCGCGCTATGAATCCTTGGTGCTAGGTCCAAGATGGTCACCGCCGAGGCAACACGCCCTTCTTTCAAATCCCGGCGCTAAGAAATCTCCAGAGTGAAATCGGGATCAAATCCCGTCTTCTCACCCGGGTACCCCCGCGGGTTCGAAACAACCCTCGTATCGCTGATTTGGTAGTCGTTTCTATGGTGCACGTGACCATGGATCCAAACGGTAGGTAGCGTCTCAAGGATGAGGTCTTCGAGGTCGGAAGCGTAGCACGACGTTAGAGGATCGTCTCGATAAGCCGACAATATCGAGCGGGGCGACGGTGCGTGGTGCGAGACGACAACCGTCTTTTGGCCCATTCGTTTCCGCAATTCCGAAAAGATGAAATCCCTGGTCTCCGCGTGCTTTCGAAAAGCGTGGATGGGGCGGAACCGCTGAAACGGAGTCGTCGAATATTTGATCCGCTTGTAGTCGTTCATGCCATTTTCCGCCGCCGCCATCGCCAGCGACGGCTCGCGCCCGAAAAGACCAAAATCGGTCCATAAGGTTCCGCCGACAAAAAGCACGCCGTCGATTTCCACGACGTCGTTTTCTAGGAAATGCAGGTATGGATAGTTTTCCGCAATTTCTGCATTTCTGAGGCCTCCTAGAAGAGAGGCACCATAAAACTCGTGGTTCCCCGCGATAAAAACGATTGGAATGTCGCGGCTAAAATGCCGGAGGAGCCATTCTATGCTCGGGACAATGCCTTTGGTGAGGATATCGCCAGCACAAACTATCACATCGACGCCGACAGGCGGCCGATGTGGAAATGGCTCGCCGAATTCAGCGTGTAGATCGGAAATCACCCAGATTTTCATTTTCTTGCACCGTGTGTTTTGTCGGGGAATGCGCCAAATTCACGAAGGCAACGCAATAAGATGCTGCCGCGCCGACATTGACGCGCCTTGCCATCAGTAGGCCTCTTGTTCGGTCGCCACCTATTCTGAAAGAAACGGAACGTCCGGTAGGTACCGGGCCGCGAATTCGCGTCTCATGTTGAGTGACAGCGGATCGAATTCGATCACGAGTGTGCGCCGAGCCTCGTCGCCCTCGAGCCATCCATCGGCCAGACGCCGGCGGTTGGAGAACACTTTATCAAGGCTAAGGCGGTTCCAGAACTGCAGCGATTTGAGCGCGTCCTCCCGTGTCTTTGCTGTTGGCGCGTGCTGCCTTGCCACCTCGAGCCATTCTTCTATGCGCTCATCGGTAATGGTAGCCGTGGCCTTGATCTTTTCGGCGACCCCAT includes:
- a CDS encoding hemerythrin domain-containing protein — encoded protein: MNIFDLLDENSRPKAPPIPGATPTHRKAGKKLAMIHDMHIAALDETREMMEKVAAGEALLGDLANQISSMELANNYRQFGNLCGRECQFLDFHHTSEDTEIFPIIEENGSAGLKRVIERLAEEHLVVARLLENLAHNVIEMRDQPGPETFASTKKTFELLYKVVRSHFQYEQTELEEAIGFYAIPF
- a CDS encoding metallophosphoesterase; translation: MKIWVISDLHAEFGEPFPHRPPVGVDVIVCAGDILTKGIVPSIEWLLRHFSRDIPIVFIAGNHEFYGASLLGGLRNAEIAENYPYLHFLENDVVEIDGVLFVGGTLWTDFGLFGREPSLAMAAAENGMNDYKRIKYSTTPFQRFRPIHAFRKHAETRDFIFSELRKRMGQKTVVVSHHAPSPRSILSAYRDDPLTSCYASDLEDLILETLPTVWIHGHVHHRNDYQISDTRVVSNPRGYPGEKTGFDPDFTLEIS